A genomic stretch from Sulfobacillus thermosulfidooxidans includes:
- a CDS encoding Hsp20/alpha crystallin family protein, with protein sequence MTMWDELFRPLEQIDFVPATNIVKKDDEFAVVLAVPGYTEEQLSLSIDENVLEIRAQGTAPSENEVYLRREIRQLPFRYRVELPERAQVDNISAELKAGLLTVRIPLQPKKIIPVKILGSDTAKSIEA encoded by the coding sequence ATGACGATGTGGGATGAACTCTTCCGGCCATTAGAACAAATAGATTTTGTACCGGCCACCAATATTGTGAAGAAAGATGATGAGTTTGCGGTGGTCTTGGCGGTGCCTGGCTATACAGAAGAACAATTAAGTTTAAGCATTGATGAGAATGTCTTAGAGATTCGCGCACAAGGCACGGCACCATCTGAAAATGAAGTATATTTGCGCCGGGAAATTCGCCAGCTTCCTTTCCGGTACCGGGTGGAATTACCGGAACGGGCGCAAGTGGACAACATCAGTGCGGAACTGAAAGCGGGATTATTAACCGTGCGTATTCCCTTGCAGCCGAAGAAAATTATTCCGGTGAAAATTCTGGGGAGTGACACCGCGAAGAGTATTGAAGCATAA
- a CDS encoding acetamidase/formamidase family protein translates to MMREIYPVAPYPYTFGRYHEPIARVKLNEMVVLYTEDCFEGRVQSEDDLPSVVAGKYLNPQTGPIYIEGAEPGDQLVVHIHDITLTRDWAVSAQIPFFGGLTATTLTATLQEPLPEKVWIYRKQADGRFAYSDRFSIAPAPFMGTIGTAPDLEALSALTPFMHGGNMDVPDVKAGNTVYLPVNVPGAYFSTGDCHVAQGEGEACGVALEISGKITLSFDLIKNRPINWPRIESPKEIMTVGSARPMEDAARIAYSELVKWLIQDFGFDKWDAYQLVSQAGKLYVGNMVDTYYSLVAKLSKEFLA, encoded by the coding sequence ATGATGCGGGAAATCTATCCGGTGGCGCCCTATCCGTATACATTCGGACGTTATCACGAACCCATTGCCCGGGTAAAACTCAACGAAATGGTTGTATTGTACACGGAAGATTGCTTCGAAGGCCGGGTCCAGTCTGAAGACGATTTACCGAGTGTGGTGGCAGGGAAATATCTGAATCCTCAAACGGGCCCCATTTACATTGAGGGTGCTGAACCAGGCGATCAGCTGGTGGTACATATTCATGACATCACCTTAACACGGGACTGGGCGGTGAGTGCTCAAATTCCGTTTTTTGGTGGACTCACGGCCACCACGTTGACTGCCACTTTGCAAGAGCCATTACCAGAAAAGGTTTGGATTTACCGCAAACAGGCCGATGGACGCTTTGCCTATTCCGATCGGTTTTCCATTGCTCCGGCGCCTTTCATGGGAACCATTGGCACCGCTCCCGATTTAGAAGCCTTATCGGCCTTAACCCCATTTATGCATGGGGGCAACATGGATGTGCCCGATGTTAAGGCGGGCAATACGGTCTATTTGCCGGTGAACGTTCCGGGAGCCTATTTTTCGACCGGCGATTGCCACGTGGCCCAAGGGGAAGGCGAAGCATGTGGGGTGGCGTTAGAAATTTCCGGAAAAATTACCCTGTCCTTTGACCTGATTAAAAACCGGCCCATTAATTGGCCGCGTATCGAGTCGCCAAAAGAAATCATGACTGTGGGGAGTGCGAGACCTATGGAAGATGCGGCGCGCATTGCCTATAGTGAACTGGTTAAGTGGCTCATCCAGGATTTTGGCTTTGATAAATGGGATGCCTATCAACTGGTAAGCCAAGCCGGCAAATTATATGTGGGCAATATGGTCGATACCTATTACAGTCTCGTGGCCAAACTTTCTAAAGAATTTTTGGCTTGA